The Streptomyces hundungensis genome contains the following window.
GCTCCTTGAGGCCGCTACTGACCGCGTCCCGCCCATTAGTGGCGCACCTGGCGAGCTCGGCCACCGTGACCCGCCAGCCGTCCCGGTGAGTGGAGATCAGCCCGAACAACCCCTTGGCCTTGAAGCTGATCCGCGGGTCGCGGAAGAGGGCGTTGGAGATCTGCGTGAAGCGGTCCCCGGCCATCACACCGCGCCGGATCCCCGCCCCGTAGCCGCTCATCGCGAGCCTCCCGCCGACGTCACGGCAGGTCGGCGGGTGCCGGAACCCGTAGTCGGTGAGGCGGTGATGTCCGGAGCGAGCTGCGAGGCGTCGTGCGCATGTTCCATGCCTTGAGTCCACCCGCGGCCTCCGACCGGAACGCCGACCGGATGCCCCCACCAGCCGTCACGATCCGATGACGTTCCACGCCGAGCCTGGTGGAGGGACCGGTGGAGGGCCCCCTCCGGCAGGGGTGCGCACCGAAGGGACCCGCTGCAAGGTGACTCCGCGCCGTCAGCCGGGGCGGGGATCATGAGCGGAGGAGCAGGGCACGGTGTCGCATCCCACGGTCTCGGACCGCAGCCCGAAGAGACTCCCTGCCCCCCGCCTCGCAGGCTCCCCAGGAGAACGGGCACCACGACGACGACCCGTCGCCCCCTCCACGGGCGGACCGGAGTTGCCGTGAGCATCGGCTATCCCGTACTGCGCCGCGCGTTGCCGAGACGCTCTCCGCCAGCGGCGCGTTCGACGCAATGCCGGACTTGTCAGCGTCGTTCGGGGCCGTGTCCCGGGAACGGTTCGCATCCACGCGGGTCTGGCTGCTCGAGCGCGACGCTGTCGTGCCTCCGGTCGCGGTAACGCACCTGGGCTCGCCCCGTTGGCCGGCCAACTCGGGCGGTGCGCAGTGGCGGTGTGAGCGGCCCTGGGCCGCCACGAGTCCGTCACCCGCGCTGCGCACCATCGGATGCGCATTGGACCAGCTCGGTGTTCCGACGACGGGCTGCGCACGCGGCCGCCGGTTCTCCTCGCCGTGCGCGGCCGCCGCTTCAGCTCGGCGGCTCAGCCGGAGCCGGGTCGTCTGCGCATCGGCCACGGAGCGGGAAGCGCGCATCGCCGATGGACCTCTCGGGCGCCGGCCCCGACGGACCACACGACGCCGGGGTGGAGTCCGTGGCGCACCTGTGGCTGAACGGGAAACCGCCGTCAAGGTGTCAGCGGAGGGCGTGGAGGGGGCAGTGGAGGGGTCCCTCCACTGCCCCCTCCACGGTTTTGAGGCCGCTTCGTGACCGTGGAGGGGGCAGATCGGTCGGCGAACCGGTCGGAGGTGACGGGTTTCGTCCAGGTGGCAACACATCGCTTCTACCTGGGAGTTCCACATGTCTCCTGCGACACAGGCCTCGGGCGGCCAAGAGCCGCCGATGGCTGCGGGGGTAGCCCTGGCCCGGATGCGCCGTCAGGTCCGGCTCGGGCGCTGGGGGGTGTGGGTCGCGCTCGCGTGCGGCCCCCTCGCCCTCGCAGCAGCGGCCATGCCGTCGCCCGACGCGTCGGCGGCGGCAGCACCGGCGCCGTCGAGCAGCACGGTGCGCACACCGGCAGCCACCGATCCGTCCGGGTATGCCGAGCTGTACCTGGCGGCCTGGTTGCGCAGCACCGGCAGCGACGAGAACAGTGCGCAGGCACGCCTCGCCCAGGCCCTGGCACCGTCGGTTGCGCTGCCGCGGCCGGAGGGTGCGCAGCCGGTGCTCGAGCGCGCAGTGGCGGTGCGCAGTGCGCAGCGCGAGCGCGGACAGTGGTCGGTGACGGTGGCTGCGCAGTACGCCGACTTTTCGGTGCGCTACTTCGCGGTGCCCGTCGTGGCCGGCTCGGACGGCGGCTCGTTCGCGGTCACCGGGGCTCCCGGTCAGGTAGCGGGCCCCACGCCGGCGAAGACCCCAGAGTCGGCATACGGAGTGAGCCTGCCAACGAAGGGGGTGCTCGCCGCCACCGTCGGCGAGTTCCTGCGCGCCTATCTCACCGGACTCGGTCAGGTTGACCGCTACCTGGCCCCGGGGGTGCAGCTCGCGGCTCTGTCCGGGACGTCGTACACCGATCTTCAGGTCGAGCAGGCCACCGCGGTCGAAGAGGCGGCATCCGCCGGCACGGTCCCGGCCGATGGCACGAGGGTGCGAGTACAGGTGCAGGTCACGGCCCACGACAAGTCGGGCGCGTGGCCGATGACCTACGAGCTGACGCTCACAGCTCGGGCCGGCCGCTGGGAAGTGTCCGCGTTCGCCACCGCTTCGGTTACGGGCGGGGGCAGCCGGTCGTGAACACCGTGCACTCGGTGGTGCTGGCCGGGAAGTTGGAGGACCTCGGCAACTCGTGGATCGACATGTTCACCACATGGGGCAGCCGTGGGCTGAAGGCCGCCCTGATCGTGATCGTCGTCGTCTACATGGTGCAGCGGTTCTCCATCAAGGCAGGCATCGGGGCGCTGCTGCTGATGGCGATCGCGCTGGGGATCTACCAGGCGCGCGACGACCTCGCGGCGATCTTCACCGATGAGGTCAAGAACCCCACCAAGAAGTCGGCCCCCGCTCTCGTGGTGCCGGTGCATCCGCTCGACGCTGAGCTTCGGCAGACGGAGGTAGTGCTGTGAGCACACACAGCGCGGCCCCACGCACGGGGCGCTTCTACACCACGGCCCGCCGCCACCCGTGGGTGCTGGGCAAGGTCGCCGACTTCAAGATTCCGCTCGGCCCGTACACGCCTGCGCAGATCGCGGTCGCGGCCGTCGGCGGGCTGCTGCTGATCGAGACGGTGACGTGGTGGAGCTGGCTGGGCCCGCTCCCCCTCGCCGCGTGGCTGGTGGCGATCTGGGCGGTGCGCCGCCCCAAGTTCGCCGCTCGCGCCCCGCTGCCGGCGGCGGTCGGATGGATGACGCTGCTGGCGCAGCCCGCCGCAGGGCGGATCGGCGGCCGCACCGCCCGCGACCGCGCACCGCGCCTTGTGCGGGGCGGCTTCCTCATCGAGGACCTGGGCGCGGATGACGTGGCCTCTGACCGTACGGCCGCGGCGGGCAGTGCTCTTCCGCGCGCTGACAGGCCTCCCCGGCCGGTGCGCCGGCCACGGACACCGACAGCGCCGCGTGCGCGGCGGCCGCGGGCCGCTGCCCGCCCGGCCCCGGTGACGCGTGCACGGGTGGCCTCCCCTGCGCAGCGGCTGCTCGCCCAGGCCGCTGCCCGCCAGAACGAGGGGGTGTGGCTGTGAGGGTGCCGATCCGTCATCTCGCCGGGCATCTTCTGTGGTCGGCTCAGGGCGGGGTATGGGCCATCTACCGCCTGAACTGCGGGCCCGACGCACACGGAGCAACCACCGAGACGGTGCAGGGCACCTACGTGCCCGCCCAGGTCCGTGAGGAACTGCTGTCCAAGGCGGCGCACTTGGTGCGCTCCTTGTCCGGGACACCGCGGCTGTACGGGCTGTGCGCTCAGGTCGATCCGGGCGAAGTCGCGCTGCGGATGCTCGACGGAGTCGACCCGCAGGCCGGCAGTGCCGCCCGGCACGTGGGCCAGCACCCCTGGGCCGAGACTACCGAGGCGGCGCTCACCCTCCTGGAGGGCCAGGAGATGCACAGGCGCACGCTGTGGCTGGCCGTGCCGCTGAACACCGAGAACAGGGCACTCACCTGGGCAGCCGGCGTCGGCGCGGTGTGGGCCGACCTCTCCAGCCAGCTCGGGCTGGCCCCGGCCCCGGTCACCCGCCGCGAGGTGACCGCCTGCCGACGCCAAGCCGAGCAGATCGAGGCGCAGCTGTCGGGCGCGGTCTCTTTCCGTCCGGCCCGCCCGGCGGAGGTCGTGTGGATGGTGCAGCACGCTCTGCGCCGCGGGCTGGCGGAGCCTTTGCTGGCCGAGGCCGAGTCCAGCGCACTGTACGGCGGGTGCCTGAAGGGCGGGGAGCTGCGCTCGCCGAGCTACGCCGACCTCGGCCAAATCCGCCTGCTCGAAGGCGGCATCACCCCCGCCCAGGGGGACGTCGAGGGGATGTCGCGGTCGGCGAGGAAGACGATGCCGTTGCCGCTGCGGGCCGGGCGGGCCGCGGCCCGTGGTGGCGCCGGGGTACGTCCTCACCGCTGCGACGGCGCTGGCTGCAGGTCGAGACGGAGGACGGCTGCGGCTATCAGGCCCACCTGGCGCTCGCCGAGTGCCCTCCGGCTGTCGGCGCCGAAGCGGCTGATCTCTTCGCGCAGTTGGAGGGTCTGGCGTTTCCCGTCGACTACTGCATCGACCTGGCCCTGGTGCCGGCCGAGAAGGCCAAAGCGCAGGTGCAGCGGAAGAAGAACGAGCTCGTCGACCAGGCCGACCAGTACGACGCGCGCCCCACCGGCATGCCCTCCACCCTGCTGGATGCCGCCCGCGATCTCGGTGAGCTGGATTCCCGGCTGTCGCGGACGTCGATCGAGGTCGAGGTCCAGTCGGTCACCGTTCTGAGCGTGTGGGCCGCCCGGGCGGCAGACTGCGATGCCCGCGCTCGGGCGCTTGCGGCGCTGCTGGCCGGGGCGGACTACCGGGCGGTGCGCCCGGCCGGACTTCAAGAAGCCCTCTTCACCCTCGGCCTGCCCGGCACCGTACGCCCGCCCACGCTGCGCGAGTTCGTCCAGCACCAGGTCTCCGAGGACTGGGCGATGAATGGTGCCCTGACGCTCACCGAGGCAGGCGACCCCAACGGAATGCTGCTCGGCTTCGACCAGGACACCGGGACCACCCGGCCGGTGCTGCTGAACATCGCAGATGCCCCCAAGGCGGATGCCTCGGCCTCCTTCGCCGTCAGCGGAGACCCCGGCGGCGGTAAGAGCGCGCTGCTGAAGCTGCTCACCCAGTCCGCCGTGGACCGTGGCGGGCGGGCGATCTGCATCGACCGCACCCCGCTGCGCGAGTGGGCGACCTTCGCCCGCTCTGCGGCCCCGGGCCGCTGCCAGATCATCGACGCCGCCGCGGCCGGGGTCTCCATCGACCCGCTGCGCATGTTTCCCGGCACCGCACAGGGCGCGCA
Protein-coding sequences here:
- a CDS encoding conjugal transfer protein, whose protein sequence is MAAGVALARMRRQVRLGRWGVWVALACGPLALAAAAMPSPDASAAAAPAPSSSTVRTPAATDPSGYAELYLAAWLRSTGSDENSAQARLAQALAPSVALPRPEGAQPVLERAVAVRSAQRERGQWSVTVAAQYADFSVRYFAVPVVAGSDGGSFAVTGAPGQVAGPTPAKTPESAYGVSLPTKGVLAATVGEFLRAYLTGLGQVDRYLAPGVQLAALSGTSYTDLQVEQATAVEEAASAGTVPADGTRVRVQVQVTAHDKSGAWPMTYELTLTARAGRWEVSAFATASVTGGGSRS